CATTGCCAAAAACAGAATATACGACAATAATAACGGAAGGGAGTATATGGTCAATATCCGCATTGATGATTACAACGCACAAGAGGGCGGCTGCATCGTGAATTGTTATATGATCGAAGATTGCACTGACAACAATCCGCACGTTTACGAACTCGGAAAAGGACTTATGCCGATTTCATCGCAAGAAGCAAACTTTTTGCAACAAATGGGATTTTCATTTATAATTGAGCCTATAATTCATATAGGCATCGAAAACAAACGCTTGTATCCGCCCCAAATAAGCATTGTAAGCAAAATAAATCCCGAAAAAAAATACGCCGTTTTCTTTAACAGAGCCGACACCCGCGAAATAGTATTCAACGGAAGCGAACTCTGGTTCGAAAATCCAAATCTCGCAACATTGTCGTTTGCCTACAAAGATTTGATAGAAGAAATTTTAGAACAGCGCAAAACAATCAGAATTGCCAAAGAAAAAAGATTGCAGGAAGAAAAACGAGCTACAGAAATAGTAAAAGCGGCAGAAGAAAAACTTATGGCTAATGAGAAAAAATGCGCCGAAATTGTAAAAGAAGCCGAAGCAAACGTAAGAGCAAGACTAAAACAACGCGACTCCGATTTCCTTGCCGCGTTTTTACCGTCAACTCAGTCGCAGCCCGAGAAAACCGAACAATCCGCGCCGCCAAGCGACATAATAACAGACGAAACAGATATTAAAAGCCAACTGTATGCGGCGGAATTAAAAGGCAAGGCGGCAGGCAAAGCAGAAGTCGCCAAAGAACTGAAACTCGACGGAATGACCGTCCAGAAAATCTCAAAACTCACCGGACTTTGTGTTGAATTGATAGAGAAGTTGTGAAGTGAGCCGGCTCACTTTTCCCTGTAATTAAAGGAGTAAAAAAACAAAATATGCGCAAGATAGAAAAATTAGCCCTCGAAGAGCCGATGATTTTCCAAGTTTTTGAAGCGTTTAGGCGCGAAGAAAAAAAACTCGGCGAACACGTCAAAATCCGCTGGTTCAAAGACCATTGGGAAATAAACATCGATTGGGAAAAGCAGTGCTCCGACAAAGAATTTTTGAGCGTTCTTAAAATCGAAACCATTCGCCTTATGCTTCGCCATCCTTTTGCCGATAGGAGCAAAGACAGCTCAAATGCGTGGCTCGCTTCAAACGCCGTGATATACGATAATTATGATTGCAAAAAATGCAAAATGAAAAAAATCGGCTGTGAAAGCGACTGCCCTTTCACCTACATTACGCCAACGCCCGACGAAATGGACTGGGAAAACGAGGCGGGCTTTGAAAGCGGATTGCCTTTTGAGGGCTATATCGGCAATCTTACACTGCATAACCCAAACGCCATAAAAGGCGCGCCCGCGTTTTCCGACAGCGCCGAGCAAAATTCCGAGGGCTGGGGAAACAGCGAACATTCGGATTTGATAGAGCATAAAATCAAAGATATTATTAAAAGGCACGGTTTAAGCAGTAATTGGGGCAGTATGCCGGGCGGACTTGTCGAAGAAATCACTCGCGAAGAGGTGTTTAAGCAAGATTTGTCGCGTTTTGTGCGGGTTGTAAACGGGCGAATTTCGATAGGATACAAGTCCACGCGACTTCGGATAAATCGCAGAGTGGAACAATTTAGCGGACATAAAAGAACGCTCGGCGCAAAAGTTTTAATCG
This DNA window, taken from Chitinivibrionia bacterium, encodes the following:
- a CDS encoding VWA-like domain-containing protein, yielding MRKIEKLALEEPMIFQVFEAFRREEKKLGEHVKIRWFKDHWEINIDWEKQCSDKEFLSVLKIETIRLMLRHPFADRSKDSSNAWLASNAVIYDNYDCKKCKMKKIGCESDCPFTYITPTPDEMDWENEAGFESGLPFEGYIGNLTLHNPNAIKGAPAFSDSAEQNSEGWGNSEHSDLIEHKIKDIIKRHGLSSNWGSMPGGLVEEITREEVFKQDLSRFVRVVNGRISIGYKSTRLRINRRVEQFSGHKRTLGAKVLIALDTSGSMSSDDLKRTFDVIESLKYKAQLWISYCDTKVSEPIKLKDNIQKLQALGRGGTDLNPVLKYSDDFDFTIIITDGYMAELQTTLRQERTIGILFANEELYNEHIKNRAWNKFLCGFVRTKR